A window from Desulfovibrio desulfuricans encodes these proteins:
- a CDS encoding NifB/NifX family molybdenum-iron cluster-binding protein — translation MKVAVSSEGPGLESQVDPRFGRAGGFVIVDMDTMQADYVDNGASQAAAQGAGIQTAERLAGLGAQAVMSGYVGPKAFTALKAAGLDVYQDMDNRSVGEAVRCLADGSVSPATAPNK, via the coding sequence ATGAAAGTAGCCGTTTCAAGCGAAGGGCCGGGGCTGGAATCGCAGGTTGATCCGCGGTTCGGCAGGGCTGGCGGGTTTGTGATCGTGGATATGGACACCATGCAGGCAGATTATGTGGACAACGGCGCATCGCAGGCGGCGGCGCAGGGCGCTGGCATTCAGACTGCGGAGCGGCTTGCGGGTCTTGGCGCGCAGGCCGTCATGAGCGGCTATGTGGGCCCCAAGGCTTTTACGGCCCTCAAGGCGGCGGGGCTGGACGTGTATCAGGACATGGACAACCGCAGCGTGGGCGAAGCCGTGCGCTGCCTTGCCGATGGCTCGGTCAGCCCGGCCACGGCTCCCAACAAGTAG
- a CDS encoding NAD(P)H-dependent amine dehydrogenase family protein: MSKLRIAQYGCGKMSKYSMRYVYEKGAEIVAAFDVNPAVIGRDISAIIGGPERGVVVHHADEADKVLAALKPDACIITTMSLMRDIVDALMVCARNGVNAITTNEEAIFPMNSSPAITCEVDAMAKKTGCTVCGSGYQDVFWGNLIATLAGAMHTISKIKGSSSYNVEDYGIALAKVHGAGLDLTAFEKEIASADAISPAERQQLIERGEFLPSYMWNVNGWLAERLGLTVKSQVQKCVPQTHSAELRSETLGMTIPAGHATGMSAVVTTETAEGIVIESECVGKVYAPGEVDRNDWTLMGEPDTQVVITRPATVELTCATIVNRIPDLINAAPGYVTTDLMPVNSYRVKPLDHYVLK, translated from the coding sequence ATGAGCAAATTGCGGATTGCCCAGTATGGTTGCGGAAAAATGTCCAAGTATTCCATGCGATACGTGTACGAAAAAGGCGCGGAAATCGTAGCTGCCTTTGACGTGAACCCCGCAGTGATCGGCCGGGATATCAGTGCAATCATTGGCGGGCCGGAGCGGGGCGTTGTGGTGCATCACGCGGATGAGGCCGACAAGGTGCTGGCCGCACTTAAGCCCGATGCCTGCATCATCACTACCATGAGCCTCATGCGCGACATTGTGGATGCCCTCATGGTCTGCGCCAGAAACGGCGTCAACGCCATCACCACCAATGAGGAAGCCATCTTTCCCATGAATTCTTCGCCCGCCATCACCTGCGAGGTGGACGCAATGGCGAAAAAAACGGGCTGCACGGTTTGCGGTTCCGGCTATCAGGACGTGTTCTGGGGCAACCTGATCGCCACCCTGGCCGGGGCCATGCACACCATCAGCAAGATCAAGGGCAGCTCTAGCTACAATGTGGAAGACTACGGCATCGCCCTTGCCAAGGTTCACGGCGCGGGGCTTGACCTGACCGCCTTTGAGAAGGAAATTGCCTCGGCGGATGCCATTTCGCCCGCCGAGCGCCAGCAGTTGATCGAGCGCGGCGAGTTTTTGCCCTCCTATATGTGGAACGTCAACGGCTGGCTGGCGGAGCGTCTGGGCCTTACGGTCAAAAGCCAGGTGCAGAAGTGCGTGCCCCAGACCCACAGCGCCGAGCTGCGCTCTGAAACGCTGGGCATGACCATCCCTGCCGGGCACGCCACGGGCATGTCTGCCGTGGTGACCACGGAAACGGCGGAGGGCATCGTCATCGAGAGCGAATGCGTGGGCAAGGTTTACGCCCCCGGCGAGGTTGACCGCAATGACTGGACGCTCATGGGCGAGCCGGATACGCAGGTGGTCATTACCCGCCCCGCCACGGTGGAACTGACCTGCGCCACCATCGTCAACCGCATACCAGACCTTATCAACGCCGCGCCGGGCTATGTGACCACAGACCTTATGCCGGTCAACAGCTACAGGGTAAAGCCTCTGGATCATTACGTACTCAAGTAG
- a CDS encoding DMT family transporter has product MGKTASVERPLEAHGPGLGNGSAASTVQKRLNWRHVAAGVCFSVIWSSAFVAGKIVVTEMGPFVSLFYRFVGTVFVLGLLCGKSLWGPQAGRALRAGLVLGLLNNVAYLGLSFSALQLVSPPWVVVIVSCSPFVTLMLGVARGLESFSAAKLLGFGLSLAGIVLMVGVGKLEGGAVQGLLLAAGATVAFSLGAVLFRGRYSNMPLLPVNFWMSVCAMFCFAPSAMQSSVTPLAVSIPALLALGWLAVVSLLGMALWLLLIRTQGASTAAAYNMLNPLSGLALSALLLGVPTLPADVAGAAAIVAGLAVALGVRLPKR; this is encoded by the coding sequence ATGGGAAAAACAGCAAGTGTGGAAAGGCCGCTGGAAGCGCACGGGCCAGGATTGGGGAACGGAAGCGCGGCAAGCACGGTCCAAAAGCGTCTGAACTGGCGGCACGTGGCTGCGGGCGTGTGCTTTAGCGTTATCTGGAGTTCAGCCTTTGTGGCGGGCAAGATTGTGGTGACGGAAATGGGGCCATTCGTAAGCCTGTTTTACCGTTTTGTGGGCACCGTTTTTGTGCTTGGCCTCTTGTGCGGCAAAAGCCTGTGGGGGCCGCAGGCAGGCAGGGCGCTGCGGGCTGGACTTGTGCTCGGCTTGCTGAACAACGTGGCCTATCTGGGGCTGAGTTTCTCCGCCCTGCAACTGGTCTCGCCGCCCTGGGTTGTGGTCATTGTGTCCTGTTCGCCCTTTGTCACTCTTATGCTTGGCGTTGCGCGCGGGCTGGAATCGTTTAGCGCGGCAAAGCTGCTGGGCTTTGGCCTGTCGCTGGCTGGCATTGTGCTCATGGTGGGCGTGGGCAAGCTTGAGGGCGGGGCCGTTCAGGGACTGCTGCTGGCTGCCGGGGCAACTGTGGCTTTTTCCTTAGGTGCGGTGCTCTTTCGCGGCAGATACAGCAACATGCCGCTGCTGCCCGTAAATTTCTGGATGTCAGTCTGCGCCATGTTTTGTTTTGCCCCATCTGCCATGCAGAGCAGCGTGACGCCTCTTGCGGTTTCCATTCCGGCCCTGCTGGCGCTGGGCTGGCTTGCTGTGGTGAGCCTGCTGGGCATGGCCCTGTGGCTGTTGCTCATCCGTACGCAAGGGGCATCCACTGCGGCTGCGTATAACATGCTCAATCCCCTGAGCGGACTGGCCCTTTCAGCTTTGTTGCTGGGCGTGCCCACCCTGCCCGCCGATGTGGCGGGGGCTGCCGCCATTGTGGCAGGCCTTGCAGTGGCTTTGGGCGTGAGGCTGCCAAAGCGCTAG
- a CDS encoding LysR family transcriptional regulator: MELPADTRSITLEHMRAFIAVAHCRSFQKAGEQLCRSQSAVTQSVKRLEAHLNCTLVERGNGHTFGLTTAGQRLLPELEDILLRFDAVLRAARQPELRGRITVGIPPSFSTVELQAAVARLLALNSDLQIGVISAMSADIDRMLADASLDVALINQHRFDSSHAAEGIFEVLAQQPLHWASGGHIELAPTMPVPLATYSEGSPWRAATLESLNAAGRPYDFAYVSASYESLCSSVLAGFGITALPDWDMDGRFVILDGTCALPPLPQVRTVLKTAASSPVLRQFCDFIMQLPFFKNLRPRA; this comes from the coding sequence ATGGAACTCCCGGCAGACACGCGCAGTATTACCCTTGAGCATATGCGGGCTTTTATTGCCGTGGCCCATTGCCGCAGCTTTCAGAAAGCCGGGGAGCAGCTCTGCCGCAGCCAGTCGGCGGTGACTCAATCTGTCAAAAGGCTGGAGGCGCACCTCAACTGCACTTTGGTGGAGAGAGGCAACGGGCACACCTTTGGCCTTACCACGGCTGGGCAACGCCTGCTGCCAGAACTGGAGGATATTCTGCTGCGCTTTGACGCGGTGCTGCGCGCAGCCCGGCAACCTGAATTGCGGGGGCGCATAACGGTGGGGATTCCGCCAAGTTTCAGCACGGTGGAATTGCAGGCTGCCGTGGCCCGCCTGCTGGCCCTGAACTCTGACCTTCAGATCGGCGTCATCTCGGCCATGTCTGCGGATATTGACCGCATGCTGGCGGACGCCAGCCTGGACGTGGCCCTGATCAACCAACACCGCTTTGACAGCAGCCACGCGGCCGAGGGCATATTCGAGGTGTTGGCGCAGCAACCCCTGCACTGGGCCAGCGGTGGGCACATTGAGCTTGCGCCGACCATGCCGGTGCCTCTGGCCACCTACAGCGAGGGCAGCCCCTGGCGCGCCGCCACGCTGGAAAGCCTCAACGCAGCCGGACGGCCCTACGATTTTGCCTATGTGAGCGCCTCGTACGAAAGCCTGTGCAGCTCGGTGCTGGCGGGTTTTGGCATAACAGCGCTGCCCGATTGGGATATGGACGGACGCTTTGTCATCCTTGACGGCACGTGCGCTCTGCCTCCCCTGCCGCAGGTGCGAACAGTGCTTAAAACAGCCGCGTCCAGCCCGGTGCTGCGGCAATTTTGCGACTTCATCATGCAATTGCCGTTTTTTAAAAACCTGCGCCCTCGGGCCTGA
- the tnpA gene encoding IS200/IS605 family transposase encodes MGDAKSLAHTTWNCKYHIVFAPKYRRQVFYGEKRRAVGDILRKLCEWKDVKILEAECCPDHIHMLLEIPPKISVSSFMGYLKGKSSLMLYEQFGDLKFKYRSREFWCRGFYVDTVGKNTAKIQDYIKKQLDRDKLGDQLSLPYPGSPFTGRK; translated from the coding sequence ATGGGTGACGCAAAAAGTTTAGCTCACACAACGTGGAACTGTAAATATCACATCGTCTTTGCCCCCAAATATCGTAGACAAGTATTCTATGGTGAGAAAAGGCGAGCAGTAGGGGATATTTTACGTAAGCTGTGTGAGTGGAAGGATGTAAAAATACTAGAAGCAGAATGCTGTCCTGACCATATCCACATGCTGCTTGAGATACCCCCGAAAATAAGCGTATCGAGTTTTATGGGGTACTTAAAAGGTAAAAGTAGCTTGATGCTCTATGAGCAATTTGGTGATCTTAAATTTAAATACCGTAGCCGTGAGTTTTGGTGCCGTGGCTTTTATGTAGATACAGTAGGTAAAAACACGGCTAAGATTCAAGATTACATAAAGAAACAGCTGGATCGGGATAAACTCGGCGATCAGTTGAGTCTCCCGTATCCTGGAAGCCCGTTTACGGGCCGCAAGTAA
- a CDS encoding phosphoglycerate kinase — MPIKKMQDLDLTGKTVVIREDLNVPMKDGQVSNDKRIRASLPTITTALEKGAGVVLLSHLGRPTEGQYEEQFSLKPVAARLSELLGKPVALAATLEEAKAAPGAVTLLENVRFLKGEKKNDPALAAQLAALGDVYVMDAFGAAHRAHASTEGAVRVAKVACAGPLLQAELDAFAKVLNNPARPLAAIIGGSKVSTKLALLENLLEKVDVLIVGGGIANTFLAAAGYMVGKSLYEEDLVTDAKRIMEQAKNLNRELPLPVDVVTAEELAPGQAATTRAVGDVPADQMILDVGRDTIAQYKKLLSKVATVVWNGPVGAFETDPFGEGTKELAHYLADSKAFVVVGGGDSVAAVEKYGLSEKMGYISTGGGASLELLEGKVLPSVAALEARG, encoded by the coding sequence ATGCCCATCAAGAAAATGCAGGATCTGGACCTGACCGGCAAAACCGTTGTGATTCGCGAAGACCTGAACGTGCCCATGAAGGACGGACAGGTATCCAACGACAAGCGCATCCGCGCTTCGTTGCCCACCATTACCACGGCCCTTGAAAAAGGCGCGGGCGTGGTGCTGCTTTCGCATCTGGGCCGCCCCACAGAAGGGCAGTATGAAGAGCAATTCTCCCTCAAGCCCGTGGCCGCCCGCCTTTCCGAGCTGCTGGGCAAACCTGTTGCCCTCGCCGCCACGCTGGAAGAAGCCAAGGCGGCTCCCGGTGCGGTGACCCTGCTTGAGAATGTGCGTTTTCTCAAGGGCGAGAAAAAGAACGACCCCGCTCTGGCCGCGCAGCTTGCCGCCCTGGGCGATGTATATGTGATGGACGCCTTTGGGGCGGCCCACCGCGCGCATGCCTCCACCGAGGGTGCGGTGCGCGTTGCCAAGGTTGCCTGCGCCGGGCCGCTGCTTCAGGCGGAGCTGGATGCCTTTGCCAAGGTGCTGAACAATCCCGCCCGCCCGCTTGCTGCCATCATCGGCGGCTCCAAGGTGTCCACCAAGCTGGCCCTGCTGGAAAATCTGCTGGAAAAAGTGGACGTGCTTATCGTGGGCGGCGGCATTGCCAATACCTTCCTTGCGGCTGCCGGGTACATGGTCGGCAAGTCGCTGTACGAGGAAGATCTGGTAACGGACGCCAAGCGCATCATGGAGCAGGCCAAGAATCTTAACAGAGAACTGCCCCTGCCCGTGGATGTTGTGACCGCCGAGGAACTGGCCCCCGGTCAGGCGGCTACCACCCGCGCCGTGGGCGACGTGCCCGCCGACCAGATGATTCTGGACGTTGGCCGCGACACGATTGCACAGTACAAAAAACTGCTGTCCAAGGTTGCCACAGTAGTGTGGAACGGCCCTGTGGGCGCGTTTGAAACTGATCCCTTTGGCGAAGGCACCAAGGAACTGGCGCACTATCTTGCTGATTCCAAAGCCTTTGTGGTGGTGGGCGGCGGTGATTCCGTGGCTGCGGTGGAAAAGTACGGCCTGTCCGAAAAGATGGGCTATATCTCCACCGGCGGCGGCGCATCGCTGGAACTGCTGGAAGGCAAGGTGTTGCCCTCCGTGGCGGCGCTGGAAGCCAGAGGCTAG
- the tkt gene encoding transketolase → MPTRRQCANAIRALAMDAIEKARSGHPGAPLGMADMAEALWRHGFKHNPSNPRWFDRDRFVLSNGHASMLLYALLHLTGYDLPMEELRNFRQWGAKTAGHPEYEPDLGIEMTTGPLGQGISSAVGMALAESMLAARYNTPEHKVVDHHTYVFTGDGCLMEGVSHEACSLAGTWGLGKLIALYDSNGISIDGKIDGWFNEDVAGRFRAYHWQVIGPINGHDAAALDAAIAEAKADHSRPSLIICRTHIGFGSPKADSASCHGSPLGDDGIAATRAALGWTEEPFTVPQELYSAWDAREKGKAAEAAWEHTYAAYAKANPELAAEFTRRMRGELPEDWASIARGMIEEAVSKAETTATRVASKKTLECLVPRLPELVGGSADLTGSVGTLTSSSEHMDVQTHKGNYVSYGVREFGMSAIMNGFALHGGFIPYAGTFMSFADQAKNALRLAAIMGIRAVWVLTHDSIGVGEDGPTHQPVEQLGMLRLMPNFNLWRPCDTVETAVAWRSALESVHTPTGLSLSRQNLPFCQRDAAQVEAIARGGYVLRDCEGTPEIILIATGSEVSLALEAADQLTADGRKARVVSMPCAEIFDAQDAAYKESVLPRGVRARIAIEAAAADYWRKYVGLDGAVVGMERFGASAPAKIVFERLGFTVAHVLEVAEGLFRQLGK, encoded by the coding sequence ATGCCCACCCGCAGACAGTGCGCCAATGCCATCCGCGCCCTTGCCATGGACGCCATTGAAAAAGCCCGCTCCGGTCACCCCGGCGCACCTCTGGGCATGGCCGACATGGCCGAAGCCCTGTGGCGTCATGGTTTCAAGCACAATCCGAGCAACCCCCGCTGGTTTGACCGCGACCGTTTTGTGCTTTCCAACGGCCATGCCTCCATGCTGCTCTATGCCTTGCTGCACCTCACGGGCTATGACCTGCCCATGGAGGAGCTGCGCAACTTCCGCCAGTGGGGAGCCAAAACCGCAGGGCACCCCGAATACGAGCCTGATCTGGGCATTGAAATGACCACCGGCCCGCTGGGGCAGGGTATTTCTTCCGCAGTGGGCATGGCACTGGCCGAGAGCATGCTGGCCGCCCGTTACAACACGCCCGAGCATAAGGTTGTGGATCACCACACCTATGTGTTCACCGGCGACGGCTGCCTCATGGAAGGCGTTTCGCACGAGGCCTGCTCCCTGGCTGGCACCTGGGGCCTGGGCAAGCTCATAGCCCTTTACGACTCCAACGGTATTTCCATTGACGGCAAGATTGACGGCTGGTTCAACGAAGACGTGGCGGGCCGTTTCCGCGCCTACCACTGGCAGGTTATCGGCCCCATCAACGGGCATGACGCCGCCGCTCTGGACGCTGCCATTGCCGAGGCCAAGGCTGACCACAGCCGCCCCAGCCTGATCATCTGCCGCACCCACATTGGCTTTGGTTCGCCCAAGGCCGATTCCGCATCCTGCCACGGCTCGCCCCTTGGCGACGATGGCATTGCAGCCACCCGCGCGGCTCTGGGCTGGACCGAAGAGCCCTTTACCGTGCCGCAGGAACTGTATTCCGCATGGGACGCGCGTGAAAAGGGCAAGGCTGCCGAGGCCGCCTGGGAGCATACCTATGCCGCCTATGCCAAGGCCAATCCCGAACTTGCCGCAGAATTTACCCGCCGTATGCGTGGTGAACTGCCCGAAGACTGGGCCTCCATTGCGCGCGGCATGATTGAAGAAGCCGTGAGCAAGGCCGAAACCACGGCAACGCGCGTGGCCTCCAAGAAAACCCTTGAATGCCTTGTGCCCCGCCTGCCCGAACTTGTGGGCGGCTCCGCCGACCTCACCGGCTCCGTGGGCACGCTGACCAGCTCTTCCGAGCACATGGACGTGCAGACCCACAAGGGCAACTATGTTTCCTACGGCGTGCGCGAATTCGGCATGAGCGCCATCATGAACGGTTTTGCCCTGCACGGTGGGTTCATCCCCTACGCGGGCACGTTCATGTCCTTTGCCGATCAGGCCAAGAACGCCCTGCGGCTGGCTGCCATCATGGGCATCCGCGCCGTGTGGGTGCTGACGCACGACTCCATCGGCGTGGGCGAAGACGGCCCCACGCATCAGCCTGTGGAACAGCTCGGCATGCTGCGCCTTATGCCCAATTTCAATCTGTGGCGTCCCTGCGACACGGTGGAAACAGCCGTGGCCTGGCGTAGCGCCCTTGAAAGCGTCCATACGCCCACTGGTCTTTCCCTCTCGCGCCAGAATTTGCCTTTCTGCCAGCGCGATGCCGCCCAGGTGGAAGCCATCGCGCGCGGCGGTTATGTGCTGCGTGACTGCGAAGGCACGCCCGAGATCATCCTTATCGCCACTGGTTCAGAAGTATCGCTTGCCCTTGAAGCCGCTGACCAGTTGACCGCCGACGGCCGCAAGGCCCGCGTGGTCTCCATGCCCTGCGCAGAGATTTTTGACGCGCAGGACGCGGCCTACAAGGAAAGCGTGCTGCCCCGCGGCGTGCGCGCCCGCATTGCCATTGAAGCCGCCGCTGCGGATTACTGGCGCAAGTATGTGGGCCTGGACGGCGCGGTGGTCGGTATGGAGCGTTTTGGCGCTTCCGCCCCTGCCAAGATCGTTTTTGAGCGTCTGGGCTTTACCGTGGCGCATGTGCTGGAAGTGGCGGAAGGCCTTTTCCGGCAGCTTGGGAAGTAA
- the rpe gene encoding ribulose-phosphate 3-epimerase codes for MILSPSLLSADFARLAEELGDLEAAGVTWLHLDVMDGAFVPNITFGPPLIKALRSVSGLFFDVHLMVNDPARYIADFHKAGADMLVIHAEADKHPQRTLTAIRAMGCKAGLALNPGTDVNAARWLAADMDMLLLMSVNPGFSGQAFIPATFDKIRAARQMLDANGGAEALIQIDGGVCPENTAELVDAGAEVLVSGSAFFGHKPYDKRLAAFMAPLAGRTPRHAEDALRRRAANHITQK; via the coding sequence ATGATCTTATCGCCCTCATTGCTGTCTGCCGATTTTGCCCGTCTGGCCGAAGAGCTTGGTGACCTTGAGGCTGCCGGAGTCACCTGGCTGCATCTGGACGTGATGGACGGGGCTTTTGTGCCCAACATCACCTTTGGTCCCCCGCTGATAAAGGCTCTACGGTCTGTCAGCGGGCTTTTTTTTGACGTGCACCTCATGGTGAACGATCCGGCCCGCTATATTGCCGACTTCCACAAGGCAGGGGCAGACATGCTGGTCATCCATGCCGAGGCCGACAAACACCCGCAGCGCACCCTCACGGCCATCCGGGCCATGGGCTGCAAGGCGGGGCTTGCCCTCAACCCCGGCACGGATGTGAACGCGGCCCGCTGGCTGGCGGCGGATATGGACATGCTGCTGCTCATGAGCGTGAACCCCGGTTTTTCGGGTCAGGCATTCATCCCCGCCACGTTCGACAAAATCCGCGCGGCCCGGCAGATGCTTGACGCCAACGGCGGGGCCGAGGCGCTCATCCAGATCGACGGCGGCGTATGCCCCGAAAACACGGCCGAGCTTGTGGACGCCGGGGCGGAAGTGCTTGTGTCCGGCTCGGCCTTTTTTGGCCACAAACCTTACGACAAACGGCTTGCCGCCTTTATGGCTCCGCTTGCGGGCAGAACGCCCCGCCATGCGGAAGATGCCCTGAGACGCCGTGCCGCCAACCATATCACGCAAAAGTAG
- a CDS encoding MerR family transcriptional regulator has protein sequence MSDHTPDNTYRIGEVAELLDLKTHVLRFWETEFPQLAPLRTGKGQRLYTEENVALLRRIRQLLHEQGMTIEGARRVLAGSAVVDESLPERVAAVPDPDFMRMLQRELISLRRLLSEK, from the coding sequence ATGTCGGACCACACGCCCGACAATACCTACCGCATAGGTGAGGTCGCAGAACTGCTCGACCTCAAAACCCATGTGTTGCGCTTCTGGGAAACTGAGTTTCCCCAGTTGGCGCCGCTGCGCACCGGTAAGGGGCAGCGCCTGTACACGGAAGAAAACGTGGCCCTCTTGAGGCGTATCCGGCAGTTGCTGCACGAGCAGGGCATGACCATTGAAGGCGCGCGCCGCGTACTTGCGGGCAGCGCCGTGGTGGACGAAAGCCTGCCCGAACGCGTGGCGGCGGTGCCGGACCCGGATTTTATGCGCATGCTCCAGCGGGAGTTGATCTCGCTGCGCCGCCTGCTCAGCGAAAAATAG
- the pheT gene encoding phenylalanine--tRNA ligase subunit beta → MLLSLSWLREFTPYEGTAEALGDRLTMLGLELEDIRRPYDAISSIVVGHVVSCDNHPESDHLHVCKVDAGQGELLDIVCGAPNVAAGQKVPVALVGTKMPDGMMIKKAKLRGAPSFGMICSERELGLTEDHTGIMVLPESFVVGKPLVEQLELDREVLDISITPNRADCLSVLGLARETALACNLPLSIPDLPLELDSGAEVLVPIDIDDPEHCWLYSGRVITGVKIGPSPMRLRHRLHAVGVRPISNIVDVTNYILFEYGQPLHSFDMDKLEGGRIVVRRAQEGDTFTTLDGQERALTAADLCIRDGARAVALAGVMGGLNSEISDASTNVFLESAVFKPATIRKTSRRLGLSSEASYRFERGIDQQRTVWALDRACAMMAAVSGGRVQRGLSINEPRPFKAASIEFRPARADSLLGVQLGADFDEKVLTGMGCNVDKGESSPVWRVSQPSWRPDLTREADLIEEVGRVHGLDTIAPVLPPIARNLDRAGEPESRYGFWSRLKHWGAGLGLNEAVNYSFVGHKDMDHLGMPREGRISIMNPLSAEQDALRTALAPGLMYDLRNNLAQGAQGLRLFELANIFEADAASETTARETGMLGVLLYGARYDTAWPQAEGDMGYADLKGVVENLLHYLHLGAPSYELAQEHAFLLPCVNVFVNGRAVGFMGRVKPAMADEYHARKDVWLAEMNLDILRELHDAATVRFAPLPVYPPVRRDITVTAGPSLKVADITAHVQGLKLALLDDVALVDCFEPKTEQGGEPVRNLTFRLTFRHAERTLKDTEVDKEREKVAQSLVSALGVKI, encoded by the coding sequence ATGCTGCTCTCACTTTCATGGCTGCGTGAATTTACTCCGTATGAAGGAACGGCTGAGGCGCTGGGCGACCGCCTGACCATGCTCGGCCTTGAGCTGGAAGACATCAGGCGGCCCTACGATGCCATAAGCTCCATTGTGGTGGGGCATGTGGTTTCGTGCGACAACCATCCGGAATCCGACCATTTGCACGTCTGCAAGGTGGACGCCGGGCAGGGCGAGCTGCTTGATATCGTGTGCGGCGCGCCCAACGTGGCTGCGGGCCAGAAAGTGCCTGTGGCTCTGGTGGGCACCAAGATGCCCGACGGCATGATGATCAAAAAGGCCAAACTGCGCGGCGCGCCTTCTTTTGGCATGATCTGCTCCGAGCGTGAACTGGGCCTGACCGAAGACCATACCGGCATCATGGTGCTGCCCGAAAGCTTTGTGGTGGGCAAGCCTCTGGTGGAGCAGCTTGAGCTTGACCGCGAAGTGCTGGATATCTCCATCACGCCCAACCGCGCCGACTGCCTTTCGGTTCTTGGCCTTGCGCGTGAAACGGCGCTGGCCTGCAACCTGCCGCTCTCCATCCCCGATCTGCCGCTGGAACTGGACTCCGGCGCGGAAGTGCTGGTGCCCATTGATATTGACGACCCCGAGCACTGCTGGCTGTATTCCGGCCGCGTCATCACAGGCGTCAAGATCGGGCCTTCGCCCATGCGCCTGCGCCACCGCCTGCATGCCGTGGGTGTGCGCCCCATTTCCAATATTGTGGACGTGACCAACTACATTCTGTTTGAATATGGTCAGCCCCTGCACTCTTTTGACATGGACAAGCTGGAAGGCGGCCGCATTGTGGTGCGCCGCGCGCAGGAAGGCGACACCTTCACCACCCTTGACGGGCAGGAACGCGCGCTTACCGCAGCCGACCTCTGCATCCGCGACGGCGCGCGCGCCGTGGCCCTTGCTGGCGTTATGGGCGGCCTGAACAGCGAAATCTCCGATGCCAGCACCAATGTGTTTCTGGAAAGCGCGGTCTTCAAGCCCGCCACCATCCGCAAAACATCGCGCCGCCTTGGCCTCTCGTCCGAGGCGTCCTACCGCTTTGAGCGCGGCATCGACCAGCAGCGCACCGTGTGGGCGCTTGACCGCGCCTGCGCCATGATGGCCGCCGTCAGCGGCGGGCGCGTGCAGCGCGGCCTTTCCATCAACGAGCCCCGTCCCTTCAAGGCGGCCAGCATTGAATTCCGCCCGGCGCGGGCCGATTCCCTGCTTGGCGTGCAGCTTGGCGCGGATTTTGACGAAAAGGTGCTCACCGGCATGGGCTGCAATGTGGACAAGGGCGAAAGCAGCCCCGTGTGGCGCGTGAGCCAGCCCTCCTGGCGGCCCGACCTCACCCGCGAGGCCGATCTGATTGAAGAAGTGGGCCGCGTGCACGGGCTGGATACCATTGCCCCCGTGCTGCCCCCCATAGCACGCAACCTCGACCGCGCAGGCGAGCCGGAATCGCGCTACGGATTCTGGTCGCGCCTCAAGCACTGGGGCGCTGGCCTCGGCCTCAACGAAGCCGTGAACTACAGCTTTGTGGGCCACAAGGATATGGATCACCTTGGCATGCCGCGCGAGGGCCGCATTTCCATCATGAATCCGCTCTCGGCGGAGCAGGATGCCCTGCGCACCGCCCTAGCCCCCGGCCTCATGTACGATCTGCGCAACAACCTCGCCCAGGGGGCTCAGGGCCTGCGGCTGTTTGAACTTGCCAATATTTTTGAAGCTGACGCCGCTTCTGAAACCACCGCCCGCGAAACGGGCATGCTGGGCGTGCTGCTGTATGGCGCGCGCTACGATACGGCCTGGCCCCAGGCTGAGGGCGACATGGGTTATGCCGACCTCAAGGGCGTGGTGGAAAACCTGCTGCACTATCTGCATCTTGGAGCGCCCAGCTATGAACTGGCTCAGGAGCATGCCTTCTTGCTGCCCTGCGTGAACGTCTTTGTGAATGGCCGCGCCGTGGGCTTCATGGGCCGGGTCAAGCCCGCCATGGCCGACGAATACCACGCCCGCAAGGATGTGTGGCTGGCTGAAATGAACCTCGACATCCTGCGCGAACTGCACGATGCCGCTACTGTGCGCTTTGCGCCCCTACCGGTGTATCCGCCGGTGCGGCGCGACATTACCGTGACCGCCGGGCCAAGCCTCAAGGTGGCCGACATCACTGCTCACGTGCAGGGGCTCAAACTGGCCCTGCTGGACGACGTGGCCCTCGTGGACTGCTTTGAACCCAAGACGGAGCAGGGCGGGGAGCCCGTGCGCAACCTGACCTTCCGGCTCACGTTCCGCCATGCGGAGCGTACTCTCAAGGACACGGAAGTGGACAAGGAGCGGGAGAAGGTGGCACAGTCGCTTGTAAGCGCTCTGGGCGTGAAAATTTAA